The Parcubacteria group bacterium ADurb.Bin159 genomic sequence AAAATTTTATGAAATCATTTAAATATCCTAAAAATAGTCAAGACATAGTGTGGACTAAAAATGCCAAAGAAAAAATGAGATTTTATAATTTGAGCGAGAGTCGTCTAAAAAAAATATTATTTAATCCGGAGCGGAAAGAAAAGGGGATTGCCTTAGGGACAATAGCAGTGATGCAGACGACAGGCTCCCCAAAACACCCCACAGAAATTTGGTTAATGTATCAAGAAATTAATAACAAGAAAAAAATTATTGCTGTTTGGCGATACCCAGGCAAAAGCCCTATTCCCTTTGATTGGGGTCAGACCCCCGAAACCGACCTCCGGAAAGCCGCATAAATAAAAGGATATCTTTCAAATTTTTAAAAATGGCACGATTTTGATTATGAAATTTTTATAATTTAAAAATGGTTAGAAAATTACGACAAAATAGTGATATTGAGGGTGGTATTTATCATATTGTTTGCCGGGGAGTTAATCAACGTCGCATTTTTAGATCTTCTCGGGATTATAATAAATTTTTAAGTTTTCTTATTGAAACAAAGAAAAAATTCCCGTTTTATCTTTATTCTTACAATCTTCTCCCGAACCACGTCCACTTAGAAATAGAAAGGAGAAAAGTTTCCCTTTCTAAATTTATGCACTACTTTAATACTTGTTATTCAATATATTTTAATCGGCGATATAAACGCAGTGGCCATTTTTTTCAAGATAGGTTTCATAGTAGTTTAATTGACACAGAATCATATTTTTGGCAAGTTAGCAGTTATATTGATCTTAATGCCGTAAGAGCAGGATTAGTTGAGCAACCAGAAGATTATCCTTGGAGTAGTTTTTTGATTTATGCGCAAAAAGAATATAATGGAGATTTAATAGACCGTGACCGTTTTTTAAGATTAGGAGGCGAAGGGGCAGTAGAAGAACTCTGTCAAAAATACGTAAAATTTGTAAAAGAAAAAATGAATGAGCCGTATGAAAAAATACCCAAATTTATTGAAAATGAGAAGTTTATATAATTTTAAGCAAAATCATGCCATTTTTTAATTTTCCCCTGAAAACCCGCATTAATAAAGGCTTTGCGGGGGGCAATTTTTGGGGTCTGACCCTCAATGAGAAAAGAAAAAAAATTAAATAATTTAGTAAATAAAGTAAACGCAAAAGAGAAAGAAGTCTCGTCTTTATCTATGGATCAGATGAAAGAGAAGATTAAAGTTATTAGAGAGAAACCAGAAAAAACAGAAGAAGATTTAGCTTTAACTTTTGCTTTAACCAGAGAGATGGCGCGCCGCACATTGGGGCAGCGGCCATTTGATGTTCAGGTTAGAGGAGGATTAGTTTTGGCTCAAGGAAAAATCGCTGAAATGAAAACAGGAGAAGGGAAGACCTTAACAGCAACTATGCCTTTGGTTTGGGAAGCATTAAAAGGAAAAGGGGCGCATTTAATAACAGTTAATGATTATTTGGCGCGACGGGATACAGTTTGGATGGGGCAAATTTATCACGCCTTGGGATTAACAGTGAGTTGCCTTACTCAAGAGGGCACTTTTATTTATGACCCTGAATATTTAGCGAAAAAAGAAGAAGAGCGATTAGATAAAGAAAGAGACGAAACAGGTTCTTTTAAAGTAATTAAAGATTTTTTAAGGCCTATAACTAAGCAAGAAGCTTATAGTGCTGATATTACTTATGGCACGAATAATGAATTTGGTTTTGATTATTTGCGGGACAATTTAGTTTATAGTTTTAAAAATAAAGTCCAAAGACCTCTTTACTATGCTATTATTGACGAGGTTGATAATATTTTAATTGATGAAGCAAGAACCCCGTTGATTATTTCCGCTCCTCGGGAAGAACCAACAGAGCTTTATTATCAATTGGCTCGGGTAGTTAAAAAATTAAAACCAGGGGAAGATTTAATTATTGATGAGAAAAGGAAAAGCGTTATTTTAACTTCCCAGGGACAAGAAAAAATAATTATGGCTTTTAGACAAGACCCTTGGGCTAATAATAATGTGGCTTTTCTTTATCGATTAGAAGCAGCGTTGCGCGCGGAAACTTTTTTTAAACTTGATCGCGATTATGTAATAAAAAACAACGAAGTTTTAATTGTAGATGAATTTACTGGTCGCATTTTATCTGGTAGACGCTGGTCATCGGGCATTCACGAAGCCATTGAAGCAAAAGAAGGATTATCTATTCGCCAAGAAATGAAAACTTTAGCCACAATCACTTTTCAAAATTATTTTAGAATGTATGAAAAATTAGCCGGTATGACCGGTACGGCAATGACCGAAGCAGAAGAGTTTCATAAAATTTATAATTTAGAAGTAGTCGCTATCCCCACTAATCGAAAGATGATAAGGAAAGATTGGCCGGATAAAATTTATCAAACAGAGAAAATAAAATTTGACGCTTTAATAGAGGAAGTTATATCTCGCCACAAGCAAGGTCAGCCGATATTGATTGGCACTCGCTCTATAGAAAAAAACGAATTAGTCGCTTCTTCATTGCAAAATCGGGGGTTAAATTGTCAAGTTTTGAATGCTAAATATCATGAAAGAGAAGGGCAAATTATTGCTCAAGCGGGAAAATTAGGAGCGATTACTGTGGCGACTAATATGGCTGGTCGGGGAGTAGATATAATTTTAGGAGGAAATCCTCCTGATCCTTTAGAACAAAAAAAAGTGATTGAATTGGGAGGGTTATGTGTTTTGGGAACAGAACGGCATGAAGCGCGACGGATTGATAATCAATTGCGAGGTCGTGCTGGTAGACAAGGGGACCCGGGAGAGAGTAGATTTTTTATTTCTTTAGAAGATGATATTGCTCGCATTTTTGGGGGAGATAAAATAAAAGTATTAGTGAAGAGATTTAATTTACCTCCGGATTATCCTATTGAAAACAAAATGATAAGCCGTTTGATTGAGCGTGCTCAAGAAAAAGTGGAGGGAATGAATTTTGATGCTCGTAAATATATTTTGGATTATGACGACGTGATGAATATTCAAAGAAAAGCAATTTATCAAAAAAGAGATAATATTTTAAAATTTAAAAAAGACGAACTTGATAATTTCGTCTTGGAAATGTATGAGGAAGAAATAAGAGAGATTATTGTTTTTAATACAAAAGACAAGGATATGGAAAAATGGGATATTTCTAAAATAACAGAAGAGTTGTCTCAAATTTTTCCTGTGCCTATCAATCTTGAAGAGAAATTTAAAGACATTATTAGCCGTAGAGGATTTAATTTAGAGCAAGCGAGGGAGGAGATTATTCAATATAGTTTAGATTTGTGGAAAGATAATTTTTCCAGTTGGCAAAAAAATATTTATCAAAAAATATCGCCAGAGCAATTGACTGAGATAGAAAGGAAATTTATTTTAGAGATTATTGATTATTATTTTCAAAATTATTTGGAAGAAATGGAATATTTTAAACGAGGTATTGGTTTGCGCGCTTATGGGCAGCACGAGCCATTAGATGAATTTCGTCGCGAAGCGTTGATAAAGTTTAAAAATTTAACCGCAGATATTCGCCGCCAAATTACCCATACCCTTCAGTTAGGGGGACAATCCTCAAAGATCGACCTCCGCAAATCCGCATAAATAAAGGCGAAACAAGTGAATTTTAAAAATTAGGGTTGTGGACCCTAAATTTGAAAAATGCTCTGAAAACATAGATGAATAAAGCGTTTTCGGGCGTCCGATTTGGGGGACTGTCCCCATAATTAAAGAGAGGCGCTAGCCATCTTTTTTTTATTTTCGGCTGTTTTTAGCGCGATTAATTGCTTGTATAATTTCGGAATAATTTTTACTGTTGCTTCTTGAATATTTTTTGCTCTTATTTCCGCGCGCAAGATTTTTTTAGGCAGATGAAGATTAATTTCCAAACGGATAACTTCATTTTTAGCGTGTTCGCTATTATAACTTAAATCAACTTCGGCTAAACGGATATTTTTATTATAACGCTCCAATTTATTTATTTTCTGCGCCAAAAATTTTTTCAATTCAGCTGAAATTTTAATATTTTGGATAAAATATTTTATTTCCATAAATTAATTAAATTTAAAATTCAATTCAAATATAGTGTTTCCCCTAAGGGATGAATGTCAATGACTTTTTGAGGCACAGTAATTACCGCTTGCCAAGAATAGCCCAAGGCTTCAAATGTTTCTGGATCAGCAATAGGCATTCTCTTTTCTTGACCAATGACATAAACCGTGGGGTTGTCTACAGATTTTATCAGCACCCCATCTTGCAATTTTAGCGGAGCGCCGATTTCAAACTTTTCTAATTCTTGAGGGTTTACTTTAATAATTTTTTGATAAGGATAATTTGCCTCTAAAATAGTTTTATCAATAATGGCTCGGCGGGTATTATTTTTTACCAGCCAAACGCCGAAAGTTTCCTTGTCTTGTAAGAGAACTTCGTTTATCCACGGGCTTTTAACTGGTTCACCTTCCTCATAAAGGGCTAATAAATTTAAATCCTCTCCATTTAATTTGATAATTTCTTCGGGGTGAAAACCAATCTGGCGAAACATTTCTTCG encodes the following:
- a CDS encoding Transposase IS200 like protein, whose product is MVRKLRQNSDIEGGIYHIVCRGVNQRRIFRSSRDYNKFLSFLIETKKKFPFYLYSYNLLPNHVHLEIERRKVSLSKFMHYFNTCYSIYFNRRYKRSGHFFQDRFHSSLIDTESYFWQVSSYIDLNAVRAGLVEQPEDYPWSSFLIYAQKEYNGDLIDRDRFLRLGGEGAVEELCQKYVKFVKEKMNEPYEKIPKFIENEKFI
- a CDS encoding preprotein translocase subunit SecA, yielding MRKEKKLNNLVNKVNAKEKEVSSLSMDQMKEKIKVIREKPEKTEEDLALTFALTREMARRTLGQRPFDVQVRGGLVLAQGKIAEMKTGEGKTLTATMPLVWEALKGKGAHLITVNDYLARRDTVWMGQIYHALGLTVSCLTQEGTFIYDPEYLAKKEEERLDKERDETGSFKVIKDFLRPITKQEAYSADITYGTNNEFGFDYLRDNLVYSFKNKVQRPLYYAIIDEVDNILIDEARTPLIISAPREEPTELYYQLARVVKKLKPGEDLIIDEKRKSVILTSQGQEKIIMAFRQDPWANNNVAFLYRLEAALRAETFFKLDRDYVIKNNEVLIVDEFTGRILSGRRWSSGIHEAIEAKEGLSIRQEMKTLATITFQNYFRMYEKLAGMTGTAMTEAEEFHKIYNLEVVAIPTNRKMIRKDWPDKIYQTEKIKFDALIEEVISRHKQGQPILIGTRSIEKNELVASSLQNRGLNCQVLNAKYHEREGQIIAQAGKLGAITVATNMAGRGVDIILGGNPPDPLEQKKVIELGGLCVLGTERHEARRIDNQLRGRAGRQGDPGESRFFISLEDDIARIFGGDKIKVLVKRFNLPPDYPIENKMISRLIERAQEKVEGMNFDARKYILDYDDVMNIQRKAIYQKRDNILKFKKDELDNFVLEMYEEEIREIIVFNTKDKDMEKWDISKITEELSQIFPVPINLEEKFKDIISRRGFNLEQAREEIIQYSLDLWKDNFSSWQKNIYQKISPEQLTEIERKFILEIIDYYFQNYLEEMEYFKRGIGLRAYGQHEPLDEFRREALIKFKNLTADIRRQITHTLQLGGQSSKIDLRKSA
- a CDS encoding Sigma 54 modulation protein / S30EA ribosomal protein — encoded protein: MEIKYFIQNIKISAELKKFLAQKINKLERYNKNIRLAEVDLSYNSEHAKNEVIRLEINLHLPKKILRAEIRAKNIQEATVKIIPKLYKQLIALKTAENKKKMASASL